A DNA window from Phragmites australis chromosome 11, lpPhrAust1.1, whole genome shotgun sequence contains the following coding sequences:
- the LOC133884273 gene encoding uncharacterized protein LOC133884273 isoform X2 yields the protein MQLCWEIPGVCWPSDGPDRDGLAEGSEGLLCTVDTMIIQAIGLLDDLDKELNTYAMRVREWVLWKESFDKFLRIAYS from the exons ATGCAGCTCTGCTGGGAGATACCGGGCGTGTGCTGGCCGTCTGATGGTCCGGATAGGGATGGGCTCGCGGAGGGTTCGGAGGGGCTCCTCTGCACC GTTGATACAATGATCATTCAGGCAATTGGATTGTTGGATGATCTTGACAAGGAGCTTAATACTTATGCCATGAGGGTCCGTGAATG ggtTTTATGGAAGGAAAGTTTTGACAAGTTCCTAAGAATCGCCTACTCTTAA
- the LOC133884273 gene encoding uncharacterized protein LOC133884273 isoform X1 has product MNMSSSSIQILFMVYLLSAHGMKDMYFIFLSLLYVIYCFYYLLRGICIYMLFISHIFQQSRNPIASVMASSSSFVPPPSSSDAIKPESFDGTGFKRWQARTRLWMMELGLFWVLTEEPPAPQGEAVLDEVERTRLDALRARWEKANASALARLLAVLSNRLFDVYVGFGEARKVWTELNDKYAESDNGNESFMVASYLNFRMGDSRSVMEQIHELQLIVRDLGQYGCVLPENFLVNAILAKLPTSWRDFVTARRHLKQRLTLNELIAAINVEEKSKAGYGGAKTPAQANLVEHKNHPGKNVKKEKAKPGFFGPKTNTMKKKKKPEIICYVCGGLDQ; this is encoded by the coding sequence ATGAATATGTCATCTAGTTCAATTCAGATTTTATTTATGGTTTACCTTCTCAGTGCTCATGGTATGAAAGACATGTATTTCATATTCTTGTCTTTGTTATATGTGATCTACTGTTTTTATTATCTCCTTAGaggaatatgtatatatatgctatttATATCGCACATATTTCAACAATCCAGAAATCCAATAGCTTCTGTGATGGCTAGCTCTAGCTCCTTTGTTCCACCACCATCGTCCTCGGACGCGATTAAGCCTGAGAGCTTCGATGGAACCGGCTTTAAGCGCTGGCAGGCCCGGACGAGGCTGTGGATGATGGAGCTCGGATTATTCTGGGTCCTCACCGAAGAGCCGCCCGCTCCTCAAGGGGAAGCCGTGCTAGACGAGGTCGAAAGAACTCGTCTCGATGCGTTAAGGGcccgttgggagaaggcaaatgcctcaGCCCTTGCACGTCTCCTGGCTGTTCTGTCAAACAGGCTCTTCGACGTCTACGTGGGATTCGGGGAAGCACGGAAGGTGTGGACGgagctgaatgacaagtatgctgaAAGTGATAATGGCAatgagtccttcatggtggcaagCTACCTGAACTTTCGTATGGGAGATAGCAGATCAGTCATGGAACAAATTCATGAGTTACAGCTGATCGTGCGTGACTTAGGCCAATATGGTTGTGTCCTCCCGGAGAACTTTCTGGTTAATGCTATTTTGGCCAAGCTGCCTACTTCTTGGCGTGACTTTGTCACTGCACGTCGACACTTAAAACAACGattgactcttaatgagctcattgctGCTATAAATGTCGAAGAGAAGTCAAAGGCAGGTTATGGTGGGGCGAAGACGCCTGCTCAAGCTAATCTTGTTGAGCACAAGAACCATCCTGGGAAGAATGTGAAGAAAGAGAAGGCCAAGCCTGGTTTCTTTGGACCGAAGACTAAtactatgaagaagaagaagaagcccgaGATTATCTGCTACGTCTGCGGTGGGTTGGATCAATAA
- the LOC133883962 gene encoding uncharacterized protein LOC133883962 — MASSRYVAMSLALLLLMSLRPSSARLLRPTGNDGEGVSRGIVDAAKEVKEAVVDKYAPLLLAMLPRGPVTPSGPSGGTNDVPRN, encoded by the coding sequence ATGGCTTCTTCTCGCTACGTGGCCATGAGCCTTGCTCTGCTCCTGCTCATGAGCCTGCGACCGTCAAGCGCGCGGCTGCTCCGCCCGACGGGGAACGACGGCGAAGGCGTCTCCAGAGGCATCGTGGATGCAGCTAAGGAGGTGAAGGAGGCCGTCGTCGACAAGTATGCGCCGCTCCTCCTCGCCATGCTGCCGAGGGGGCCCGTGACGCCGTCCGGCCCGAGCGGCGGCACGAATGATGTCCCCCGGAATTAG